Proteins from a single region of Carassius gibelio isolate Cgi1373 ecotype wild population from Czech Republic chromosome B15, carGib1.2-hapl.c, whole genome shotgun sequence:
- the LOC127972339 gene encoding myeloid leukemia factor 1, with product MFFSRQLLDDPFFADPFQLHQERMQQMMGFSDPFGQGFLPSITDGRHRGHRGHRAVAQPSTGPNARSRRELDFFSNPFAMMDSMRNRMEAMHRGFENMASDPNSHSFSSSSVMTYSKVGDEPPKVFQASSQTRRAPGGIKETRKSLKDSESGLQKMSIGHHIQDRGHVIERKENRKTGEKELKQDFQNMDETEAQSFDEEWHREVSRFQGSVPMSRLEAPRHRAAITAPQDTRRKDKAAAGNQAQYNDLQIKGSGRKKN from the exons ATGTTCTTCAGCAGACAGCTCCTGGACGACCCTTTCTTTGC CGACCCGTTCCAGCTGCATCAGGAGCGCATGCAGCAGATGATGGGCTTCTCTGACCCCTTCGGTCAGGGCTTCTTGCCCAGCATCACAGACGGCCGTCACAGGGGTCACAGGGGTCACAGGGCCGTGGCTCAGCCCAGCACCGGCCCGAACGCCCGCAGCAGACGA GAGCTGGATTTCTTTAGCAATCCTTTTGCTATGATGGACAGCATGAGGAACAGGATGGAGGCGATGCATCGAGGTTTT GAGAACATGGCGTCAGACCCCAACAGCCACTCGTTTTCCTCTTCCTCTGTCATGACGTACTCTAAAGTGGGAGACGAGCCGCCCAAAGTGTTCCAGGCCTCGTCTCAGACGCGCCGTGCTCCTGGAGGA ATCAAGGAGACCAGGAAGAGTCTGAAGGACTCTGAGAGCGGACTGCAGAAGATGTCCATCGGCCATCACATCCAGGACAGAGGTCACGTCATCGAGAGGAAGGAGAacaggaagactggggagaaggagcTCAAGCAGGACTTCCAGAACATGGACGAAA CGGAGGCCCAGTCTTTCGACGAGGAGTGGCACAGAGAGGTGTCCCGATTCCAGGGTTCTGTGCCCATGTCCCGCCTGGAAGCACCGAGACACCGAGCGGCCATCACAGCACCACAGGACACTCGCAG AAAGGACAAAGCAGCCGCAGGAAATCAAGCCCAGTATAATGACCTCCAGATTAAAGGCTCGGGCAGGAAGAAGAACTGA
- the LOC127972337 gene encoding P2Y purinoceptor 13, with translation MNTSQVNASLKCERDTRVTSVLFPCLYAALFLVALVLNSLAAWIFFQIRSSSTFVVYLKNVVVADLLMTLTVPVKALTDAGLGSWQLRAFHCQYSAVLFYTTMYISIILLGLISLDRYLKIVHPFGKCALQKVRVGQILCAVIWVVMLSLALPNVILSNHMPQISSGAKLRCTKMKGKMGLMWHEGFNYFCQVVFWGTLALMVICYTFISRKVFESYRASQSSSDTASKQTTSKVFVVVGVFFVCFAPFHLARVPYTLSQTRNTSAQCWAQNQLYYTKEITLWLSSTNVCLDPLIYVFLCRVFRKKLTATLGRHPFPHGSLTETSTKLEMPNRAHCNALHDSAGH, from the exons ATGAACACGAGTCAGGTGAATGCTTCACTCAAGTGTGAGAGGGACACTAGAGTAACGTCTGTACTCTTCCCTTGCCTGTATGCGGCTCTCTTTCTGGTGGCTTTGGTGTTGAACAGTCTGGCCGCATggattttcttccaaatacgcaGCAGCTCAACATTTGTCGTGTACCTGAAGAATGTAGTTGTGGCCGATCTATTGATGACCCTTACTGTGCCTGTGAAGGCACTGACCGATGCGGGCTTGGGTTCCTGGCAGCTCCGGGCTTTTCATTGCCAGTACTCAGCTGTGCTCTTCTATACCACTATGTATATAAGCATCATTCTCCTCGGACTCATCAGCTTGGACCGGTACCTAAAAATTGTGCATCCCTTTGGGAAATGTGCTCTTCAGAAGGTCAGAGTTGGTCAGATACTGTGTGCAGTTATCTGGGTGGTCATGTTGTCACTGGCTCTGCCAAACGTTATCCTGAGTAACCACATGCCACAGATTTCCTCTGGTGCTAAGCTGCGATGCACCAAGATGAAGGGGAAGATGGGACTCATGTGGCATGAAGGCTTTAACTACTTCTGCCAGGTTGTTTTTTGGGGTACATTAGCACTTATGGTCATCTGCTACACCTTCATCAGCAGGAAAGTGTTTGAATCATACCGTGCGTCACAAAGCAGCAGTGACACAGCCAGCAAACAGACCACATCTAAG GTGTTTGTGGTAGTGGGTGTTTTCTTTGTTTGCTTTGCACCCTTCCACCTGGCCCGGGTCCCTTACACCCTCAGCCAGACCCGCAACACCTCTGCCCAGTGCTGGGCCCAAAACCAGCTGTACTACACCAAAGAGATCACGCTCTGGCTATCATCTACTAACGTGTGCCTGGACCCTCTCATTTATGTCTTCCTGTGTCGAGTCTTCCGCAAGAAGCTCACAGCCACGCTGGGCCGGCACCCGTTCCCACACGGCTCTCTGACAGAGACTTCCACCAAACTAGAGATGCCCAACAGAGCCCACTGCAACGCCCTCCACGATTCAGCTGGTCATTAA